tgtgtcattttgctttatgttataaatttcatatgattacagatttcacTTAATCTGAGAATGATGAAAAGGATGTTTCTGGAAGTCTttgctatgtatttcatttttgtttgattcaaggagtccaaaagattatgtatgtaataagagtcagcgggttcgctcggctccgaatatggggtcgggtgcccatcacaccctagtaagatcgagGTGTGACAGCCCGGAGCTGATTTTTGGATGAAAAGTCATTGATCTGAccttggcctttcggagtgacataaggtcggtagcctccgaatagcttatggaattcgtatcgagtccaaaggaataatcgataatgataagtaaaataatactttaagaatcattaaaataacaagatattaagatttgaaatacaaagcatgggaatagagtggatttgttatggaacgctcatgtCTATGTTCtcattggattcgtgccaaagaaaaaggggaaacgaacaccttacataccttatccgtcaagccaccacgTAAAGAGTTCCTTACATCgaagcttgcccttcacccgagcctatatatcgagaaatatatcattaatcatactttcatcgcatttccatcaacttataagtactaattatggaagactaatttgggttatgaaaatttgggcagcatctcccctatatcattgacttcctccaaataccaaaacaactcccaaacaataccagcaacatccacaacaacatcctcaacattctacaagataaatataggtattttcatccaaaattctcttcaaacctcaatccataagccaacaacatcaacacaacaaactataagttttattcttgcaaatattccttaatcaatgttgataaagaaaaagattcaatgattcataccttatatttactaaagtagcaagatcttcaatatttacttgtttccaagctAACTCCAACACAAAATGAAATTATAATCGCGTCTACACGTTGTCCGGTCCTCGATTAATATTCTGTAGCTTGAATTTCACTCAAAAATCCTCACTTCTATGTGGTACAAAATCCCTCTTGTTGGCTGAAGTTTCTGGAATATTTTGGAGAATTGTGATgtagaaaaatggggtttttaccccttttatagtggctagggtcggcagtactgtagcagctctgtttctgctttttcagctcagtttgtaacgtctataattctctactccgatgtccgacgagcggtttgttgcattagaaactagactcgacgaacttcattttaggattttgaaacaccttaaaactcctaatatacatggagatatacccctccaaagttgactcaaaattctatttcaaatttttcgacaaacttattttccttgatttgcttggtcccagagtcttccatagcttattatatgaacttaaaccctcgtaaccatgagatagATGCATGCAATCTCCCATATCCTAGGAAATGCTCCACGTCTAGACTTAAACAACTAACgcctaatagatttcacgtacaagactacgaggtgtaacaattaagtAGTAGCACGGTAAAAAATTAGGAAAAAGgctaaaaaaaacaacaaaaaagataaataggatttAAGGCTTTAAAGGGCGCCACATCACCGGGTCTTTGTCCTgcaattatatatttatatagattCTTGTTAAGGGCATATTCTGTGCTATAAAACATCTTGTCAACATCTTCTTGTGTTGTTATTGCAAGAATGCAGTAAGAGAAATATTCTATTGCTATCtaaataagaaaaaagaaaattcttTTTCAATTTATATGATGCTTTTTACTTCTCGAAATTCATAACTTTGAAAACTTGCATCAACATTTTTAGATGTGCTTTTTAATCATATTGACATAAGAAGAATTACAATGCAAagtattttcatataatttttagatatttaaattttaattttagaatattgagttgatttaattcaatttaactttaaaaattaGTCAACTTGAATCTCGCGAGccaaagagtgtcacataaattgaaacaaatagAGTATTAATTAGTAGGAAAGAACTAGGCACAAAACGTAGATGCCTTTTTTATTATTCGTAAATATTTTGGTGAGAATTCCAAAATGTCTTTATTAtgttttgcctttttttttttttggattattAAGTCTTGTAATTTTTTCTAATCAAAATACCTCTTTATACATTTGAAGTTTAGATAGAGAACTATCTTAAGTATCCAAAAAAACAGTCTTATAGTTAATATGATCTACAATAAATAATGAAATTTTAGGTGATTTTGTAGTACCTAATTTAAAAAAGAGATATTCAGTACTGTTTTTAATGAGTCTATACAAGAATATTTCAAGATACAAATCTTCTCGAGTAGGATTCAATAATATATTTGGATTATGCTTCCAACAGAAAAATTTCTTTTTTCGTCTTTTATGTTTAGTTTAATATAAACATTGTTAGTACTATACTAAGTGCTTTTATGACTTGCTAAATATTATGTAGCTTGACTTAAATTTTCGCACCAcatcatcaatttttttttttatatatatatatatatttacctcTCCGAAATTTGAACACCTTTCActaaaatcctggctccgccactgttttggaccacacatttcaaaagttttcatttatctcttaaactttgtgtcaattcaaaagaggacaatcttttttgAACGGAGGAAGTATAAGTTACTCCAATAATATAGTGAGAAATGAAAAAAGCAATCACTTTGTAGAGAAATCATGATCTAAATTTAAAGCCCTTTtagccatgaaaattgtgagcatttaaaaaaatagtttttattttcaaagtgaaaaatggtatTTAGAAACTAAAGTTGTTTTTAGGCATTATTCATTAATACAACTTGGAGttgtttttcagtttttttgtgagtgatttggagtgaaaaAGGTGAAAACAACTATTTGGTGTTTTTCAGATTTCGAGAAATTCTGAAATTCAACTTGAAGTAGAATTTCAGAATTTTATGACCAAACATGATTTTCGGAACGCAactccaaaatatatatatatatggccttGTGATTTGGCCCTCCTAGTATACGCTAAGAGGTCGTTTGGTTTGGAGACAAGCTATGCCAAAATTAGTTATGCTGAGATTAGTTATTCTAGTATTACTTTAAAAGTCATAAGTCATTGTGTATCATTTCCTAATTGTAAATTATTACTCCATAATTAGATCAATTTATGTGATACGCCTTTTTTTTCTCTGCtaaaaaatacatttttataatgaaaagggtaaaaaatacccctctactttggaaaaagggctaaaaatatcctccgaacttattttgggttaaaaatacccctcccatccttaaagttttcaaatatgcCCCTGGCTTGACGGAAATTATCGCCCAAAATAACCCGTAATCATTTTTTAAACTCGCTCCATCATTTAAactcgacccaactaaataataacccataagacccccttattcccccaatacGTAGGTTTGAAGGAATTGGGGGAATAAGGAAATCtcatgggttattatttagttgggtcagGTTTAAataatggagcgggtttaaaagaAATGATTACGGATTATTTTGGGcgataatttccgtcaagactggggcatatttgaaaactttaaggattggagaggtatttttgacccaaaataaattcggaggatatttttagtcatttttccaaagtagaggggtatatttaacccttttaccttttttatatttaaaaataatttaatatttttatatttagaaataattttaatttaaaattttgcATTTTACAtgcttattttagatcacaattTTAAAAGTACTCctctatttttaaaattttatagctaattaaattatatcacataattTGAAAAGACGATTATATTAGCGAAAAAAACTGTCCTTCCATGAAGGAAGGTTGTCCCCTGATTGGGGCTGCGTTTGTAAGTTCAACCTCATGAAAGCACGTAGAAGTATTTGTAGAAACCTCCTCGAATCCCACGTCAGACTCTCCTCCTCTTTAAATGTCCGATAGACACGCGTCCGTTACATACATCCATTTAAATCAATTTCCATCCCGCATTTTCCACATTAAAAATATCCATTATTTGACTGACTTTTTTTCTTTGACTAACTTAACCAACAAGTAAAGTCGAACAACACGGTTAAATTAAACTGCCACGTTTTCAGAAACACGCAAGCTTAGCCTAGCTGAAACCTATATATATGTGATGAAACAACACCAACAAATGTATCATATCCCACTTCTATATTCTCTCATTTCTTTCAAAGTAAGTATCAAAAACTTGGTATACTAAGATATCCTTATATTTTCATAAACATGACTAGCATGAAAAGAAGCAGAGAAGATGATGGACAAGTGGAAGCACAAGCCATGGCTAACTGCGCCTTAATTCTAAACAACAAACTAGATCATTGGAATGACTTCGAATGCAAGACTTGTAATAAACGGTTCCCATCTTTCCAAGCCCTCGGTGGTCACCGTGCAAGTCATAAACGGCCAAGATTACTCGGAGATTTTGTTGTTGAAGCCAAAAAGAACAAGTTGTATAAATGTTCTATTTGTGGAATGGAGTTTTCTTTAGGTCAAGCATTAGGTGGACACATGAGGCGTCACCGCGATGAAATTAATAAAACATCGACGATGATTCCAGTGTTGAAGAAGTCAAATAGCAGCAAGAGAATTTTTTGCTTGGACTTAAACTTAACCCCCGAGGAAGGAAATGTTGATCTAAAGATATGGCCAACGGCATCAGTTCCATCTccagccttacatatcttttatTTAGGTCCCCTTTCATTGTAATCCTTGTACATAGGATTAGGAGTTGAAGTTGATTTGTTAGTTCTTTTCTTGTACAATTCATGCTGCATTTTTTTTCTTGTATATTTCCTTAATTCCCTTGATTCTTTATGGGAACGGTAGAGTAATTTTATTATCTTGACTcccttgattcatttaaattcTATCAAATTGTACTCCCAATTTATGATATAGTTTGAATTCAATAAAACATGAAATCTTTGAAATTTCTAGTCTTCAACATGAGAATTTTACATCCACATACATAAAAAGTTCCTAATTATCACTCTTTTAAATACTTTTAACTAATTATCAAACATAATGGAGTAATATTTTACAATTTATAGCAATTTAAGAGAGAAGGaatatctcttaattttatggaataattacttggcatagctatttctaagaggtaattattgctaataactatcttttaatttatttatatttagtagctacactgattttgtaaattaccatTCGTAGCTATAACAAAATATATCAAGCTTTTGTGGCTGGAGTGGTTATTGGGTGTGGCTCTGTCACTGCCCGCTAGGTTCGAACTCAGTCAATCACATTACTTGTCTTACATATTTTTCATAGCTTCTTCTACTTGTATTTTGAGTGTATCTGAGTGTATTTCGGCAAATAAAGTTCAAATACATGTGACATCAGATACAATAAAGTTCAAATACATGTGACATCAGATACAACTGAACATGTACACTCAAATACAGCGAAAATGTACACTCAAATACAGCGAAACACTGTCAAAATACATGCGAATACACAAAAGATAGCTACGAATGGTAATTTCGAAAAGGTAGCTACGAATGATAAGAAGGGGCAATAAGGTAATTATTTATATAAGTTTACCTAATTATATCCCCCTACAGTTGGAAAACCAATTTCGCCCCAAAAATAAGATATGCTCTTTAATTTTATCCCCTAAAATTGAAAAAAGTCTATTCACACCCGATATAAGATATAATTCTGAATTTCCTCCCATTTACTGCTGCCACTAGCGTGTTAGCCATCGATGGCGACGTCACTACTTTAATATTGGTGACAGTAGTACTGTCACCTCCTATGGCCTCTTCTTCTTCTGCGGCTTGAAGGTAGAAATGAATGTATATTCGGTGTATCTCATTATATATCTGGTGTATGTCTAGTGTATATTATTGTATGTTATATGTATCACCATACATACAGTGACATACACACGACATACAAATACATACAACAACATAAAAATCCGTATATTACTATATGTTGTGTGTATAATATGTAAATATCTTGTATTTTTGTGGGAGTATATATCATTGTATGTTATGTGTATGTCATTTGTATATTTGGacatacataggatatacaataCTAAACAATGGTATACAAGTGTACATGGAGAGGAGAACTTGTAGAAGCCACGGGAGAGAACTCGTGAAGAAAATACTGATGGGAAAAAGAAACGGATAGATGTAGTCATTTGATTTTCCGGTGAAATTTAGACGAGACGGGGGCAGAGTAAATGGCGGCGGGCGGTAGAACAATGGCGGCTGGTGTTGTGATAAGAGAAGATCTAAATTAAAGAAAGAGAAGCTAGGAAGATCTCCAAAATTCTTAATTTTGTGGGAATTGTTGGAGGTTGTATACGTTTTGTTATAATTGCTAGTTTTTTAAAATATGATTTTATCGTTAGATCGGGCAATTAGAGTCCTGATTTGCATTGCTGAGACCTCACATGATTTGTGCGGCaataaaacttttaaaacttgtgttcttaaacatgtcataatattTATATGACTATAAAATTTTAAGAGTAAAATggaaaatatataaataattatttaaaatataGATACGTTATATTTTTCGAAAGAAACTAATAAAAGATAGTATCTTTTTTAACGAGATATAAGACTTGAGTTTTCGCTAATAATCAAGAGACTAGCAAAGCACGAGTCTTGCACCTATTGGTCCTATTCTCGTTGgttctaatgttttttttttttcgttggtTCTAATGTTGGAGAGTgatagtatgtttttttttttagtccattTATCTTAATATTATTTATTCTCTCATACATGAATAAGTTTTAGCTCAGGAATTCGTGTAAGAGAGCGAGATGGATATTAGGATGAACTAGTGATGGCGTGATGTTCGAATTAGTGTCTTTGCTGGATTACTGACCGATTTACTACTTTTATTCATAGTTTGGAGACCCAATACACAAAGCAAAgggcaaaaaacatatatatacatagtaagaGAGTATATTTACAGAATatgacgatacttttcagtttacaaaatatgtcAATAAATTTTTTACAAAATCTATACGAatcaggtaaattaaaaagaagcaaataaaacAGTAAATAACGTAAGGAAACTTCCCTTATTTTATCAGCTTTTCTCTCCCATTCAAAACTAAGAGATATTGTTCCCTGATTTTCCCCAACTTTTGTTTccttattttatccacttttctctccccaTTCAATATAAAGAGATATTATTCCCTAATTTTCTTCGACTTTTGCTTGAAAAGTCCATTCTAATCGGTTATTCTCTCATTCAAAATTCATACACAATCAATTTCTCGGTATGAATCAGTTTTCATACAAAGTTCGTTATAATTTTTGCAATTGACACAAATCAGATttcatacaaagttcatacaccagaaaacagatatgtataaattttgtatgcactatgtataactgtataaattcgttataatttttatgtatgaaatatgtataaaagttgtatgtatattttgattatcataaagtatatataaattgtataaaatcttatCAAAGTGTATATAAATTAtgagaaaatatgtataataaatctGTAATTGtacaaaccagattccatacaaagttcatataccagaaaataaatatgtggaGTATAAATTTTTGTAACGATGGGAGATCGAGTGAAATAAAACTGTGACATACCTCCGTCTTCATCAATTGGGACCATTAGAAGATTTGAATAATCTCTCTTGTATGACCCTACCTCTATTTTTTGTTGGATAATTCCAAAAAGAAGGGAGAGATTTATTATATAACTGCAAAAGGGATATATGAGTATTAATAAGGGCAaaaaatgtatatgtaaatgttaaAATTGGTGGAGAATTGTTCGTCGAAATCGTATCATACTaggagagaagatgaattttaggTTTGAAAATGGTATCTGTCAACATCTGTAAAGGAAGAGAGACAGAGAGAAATCTttttgaaaagaagaagaaggtgattggtaactatcctaaaattaagctcacatttaaaaatcagatttctcttccttaaaaaaaaactcaaaattaTGGGTATCTTATTAAGTCCAAATCTGATGAACTTTATAATTCTGttggtatattttataaataagaaaaaatattctTATATTTTATAATATAAAGTCTTAAATAGTATTATTAGATCATTTTTTCCCAAAGGAAAAAGCATGTGAGCCTCGAATGATGTTTGGTGACACACAATTAATGTGCAAATTAACCCATGAGCGATGCTGGATAACCTGAAACTTAGTCCAAACAGAATATTGATAAGTGTGTGAATAAAATTTCACGCGAAAACTAGTGTTAGGCTTCTCCGGAAAACGTGCGAATTTAGATAAGAAACAAAATTTCCACCAAAAACacccctccgtcccaaaataagtgtctctTTAGCTCATTTTAAGCTCATTTAGTGGCGGAGCCACGTTAGCTCCAGGGGTATCCGAACCCcgtcggcaaaaaattacagtgtattttcaaagttaaaattattttattatgtatatatatagtagatgttgaatcccctgacttcttcgtgtatttaccttttagaatttttgaactcCCTAAAtgaaattctggctccgccactgcgcTCATTAGAAAACACAATAAATACAATGTATAGTTTACTAAGTTATCCTATTTATTAAATGTTTCTTGTGAATTGGACACTATATTAAGAAgttttttaatataaaagtatAGTTAAAAACAATtactccctttgtctcaatttatgtgacaccatttCTTTTTTGGTCTGTCTCAAAAAGAatgttatttttttatatttagaagcAATTTAACATTacgagatgatttacagccacatatTTATATAAGGTTTTTTTTGGACCACATATTTTAAaagtcttcatttttttcttaaatttcgtgtcaaaTCAAATGATGCCATCTAAATTAagatggagggagtactatttttGTCTTCAATTTCCAAAACGATATTGgttgtggatttttttttttttttgttaaagggACACTTATTGTGGTCCGGAGTAGTGAGTACTAATGTGTCAAAACAAGAAACAATGGTGCTGTTACATTCCCACCAGGTGGACAGAGTttgcacaaaatatatatatatatatatatatatatatatatatatatactatactaCGTGGTTGTCACTTTGAGAATCTTGTAGAAGCATGGAAAAACACAATTCCTCAATGCAGCTGGTACCAATGTCACCGACACGTCGCCATCGAAGCGGTGCAGAGTACCAAACTTACGGTCAACTAATGACTGTGCCACCTACCACCACCGCCATTACACCATACACTTCTGTTTCAAACTTTAAGCTACCACCTGGTTGGGGTGTTGAAGAAGTACCTCGCTCTGACGGATATCGAGTTGACAGGGTCCATCACTTTTCCTTCTTTAACATTTTGCAATTTACTTTAAGTG
The sequence above is a segment of the Lycium barbarum isolate Lr01 chromosome 6, ASM1917538v2, whole genome shotgun sequence genome. Coding sequences within it:
- the LOC132599605 gene encoding zinc finger protein ZAT11-like; the encoded protein is MTSMKRSREDDGQVEAQAMANCALILNNKLDHWNDFECKTCNKRFPSFQALGGHRASHKRPRLLGDFVVEAKKNKLYKCSICGMEFSLGQALGGHMRRHRDEINKTSTMIPVLKKSNSSKRIFCLDLNLTPEEGNVDLKIWPTASVPSPALHIFYLGPLSL